A genomic segment from Dietzia psychralcaliphila encodes:
- a CDS encoding sodium:solute symporter family transporter, translated as MISLAIGGTVALLVVLGLLSSKRVQGQNHNFAVAGRTLTVPLVAVLLMSQVIDSNATVGAADLAGGFGFWAGAAMPLGIAVSFLLMGLFVAEKVRERELYSLPGYFRQTFGRTGEVLAAVLTVSSFGILMAGNLVALGHMMDHFVGVPYWVAIVFVTMAILAYTMVGGMFASVYTGLFLMVVMAVGFVGLTLWMFLGPGYTAPEGLGISDLEQLTAPAAGAAINWATLFALGFGNLVAIDVFQRVSSAKTARSARTASLIAAAGTVVLCVPLAAVAVAGAGMLGDSTSESPILFQLLTGQVPTPIAMLVISALLAASLTTVSGILLATSSIVVGTILDTKNLRLSVLQASRWAMVPVAAIGILVALRVNHTGILLTLTFDLLCASLVVPFVLSLWTRLVSTRALVISAVLGLGVRLGFFVLTPTIYGVENTLLYIPNEVVTTSVDGWTTFLAAAVSLVVYVAVAAADTRADTRKATSTPAVDEPAPDRGVEVPART; from the coding sequence ATGATCAGTCTCGCCATCGGCGGCACCGTCGCCCTGCTCGTCGTCCTGGGCCTGTTGTCCTCGAAGAGGGTCCAGGGACAGAACCACAACTTCGCGGTCGCGGGGCGGACGCTGACCGTGCCCCTCGTCGCCGTCCTGCTGATGTCGCAGGTGATCGACTCCAACGCGACCGTGGGCGCGGCGGATCTCGCGGGCGGCTTCGGCTTCTGGGCCGGTGCCGCGATGCCCCTCGGTATAGCCGTGTCATTCCTGTTGATGGGGCTTTTCGTGGCCGAGAAGGTGCGGGAGCGCGAGCTGTACTCGCTGCCCGGATACTTCCGCCAGACCTTCGGACGCACCGGCGAGGTCCTGGCGGCTGTCCTGACTGTCTCCAGCTTCGGAATCCTCATGGCGGGCAATCTCGTCGCCCTGGGGCACATGATGGACCACTTCGTCGGAGTCCCCTACTGGGTCGCGATCGTGTTCGTCACCATGGCGATCTTGGCCTACACGATGGTCGGCGGGATGTTCGCGTCCGTGTACACGGGACTGTTCCTCATGGTGGTCATGGCGGTCGGGTTCGTCGGCCTGACGCTCTGGATGTTCCTCGGCCCCGGTTACACGGCGCCGGAAGGGCTCGGCATCTCCGATCTCGAACAGTTGACCGCGCCTGCCGCGGGAGCGGCGATCAACTGGGCGACGCTCTTCGCTCTGGGCTTCGGCAACCTGGTGGCCATCGACGTCTTCCAGCGTGTGTCCTCGGCCAAGACCGCCCGGAGCGCCCGGACCGCGAGCCTGATCGCCGCCGCCGGAACAGTGGTCCTGTGTGTCCCGTTGGCCGCGGTCGCCGTGGCCGGGGCCGGGATGCTCGGGGACAGCACCTCCGAGTCGCCGATCCTGTTCCAGCTCCTCACCGGGCAGGTGCCGACACCGATCGCGATGCTGGTCATCTCAGCCCTGCTGGCGGCCTCACTCACCACGGTCAGCGGGATCCTCCTCGCGACCTCGTCCATCGTCGTGGGCACCATCCTCGACACGAAGAACCTGCGGCTGAGTGTGCTCCAGGCGTCCCGGTGGGCGATGGTCCCCGTGGCCGCCATCGGGATCCTGGTGGCTCTCCGGGTGAACCACACCGGGATCCTCCTCACCCTGACCTTCGACCTGTTGTGCGCGAGCCTCGTGGTGCCGTTCGTACTGTCCCTGTGGACACGCTTGGTCAGCACGAGGGCGCTGGTGATCTCGGCGGTGCTGGGACTGGGCGTACGTCTCGGGTTCTTCGTCCTCACCCCGACGATCTACGGGGTGGAGAACACCCTGTTGTACATCCCGAACGAGGTGGTCACCACGAGCGTCGACGGCTGGACCACGTTCCTCGCCGCGGCCGTGTCACTCGTGGTCTACGTGGCCGTGGCCGCCGCCGATACCCGGGCCGACACCCGGAAGGCCACGTCGACACCCGCTGTCGACGAACCGGCACCGGACCGGGGAGTCGAGGTTCCCGCGAGGACCTAG
- the bluB gene encoding 5,6-dimethylbenzimidazole synthase yields MSADPLGDNNGGGASPDRDALWRILATRRDHRHFHPTPVPRDTIERLLEVFAVAPSVGLSQPWHVTVVEDRGVREAVHAGFRAVRRAEAERFNGERRELYDSLRLEGILGAPVGLVVSHVPPAGPVLGTTSVPAATEYSVIAAITLLWLAVTAEGLGMGWVSLVDPDHLSDSVPLPDGARPLAYLCLGHPELDLEEPLLQTVGWGRRSPLSVDWV; encoded by the coding sequence ATGAGCGCGGACCCCCTGGGTGACAACAACGGCGGAGGTGCTTCTCCCGACCGCGATGCGCTGTGGCGGATCCTCGCTACGCGCCGCGACCACCGCCACTTCCATCCCACCCCGGTCCCGCGCGACACCATCGAGCGACTGCTCGAGGTCTTCGCCGTCGCCCCGAGTGTCGGGTTGAGTCAACCCTGGCACGTCACGGTGGTCGAGGACCGGGGAGTGCGCGAGGCGGTCCATGCCGGTTTCCGCGCCGTTCGCCGTGCCGAGGCCGAGCGCTTCAACGGCGAGCGCCGCGAACTCTACGACTCGCTGCGCCTCGAGGGCATCCTCGGGGCTCCCGTGGGCCTGGTGGTCAGCCACGTCCCACCCGCCGGCCCGGTCCTGGGAACCACGAGCGTCCCGGCGGCCACCGAGTACAGCGTGATCGCCGCCATCACCCTTCTGTGGCTGGCGGTCACAGCTGAGGGACTGGGCATGGGCTGGGTGAGCCTTGTGGACCCCGACCACCTCTCCGACAGCGTGCCGCTCCCGGACGGCGCCCGACCCCTGGCCTACCTGTGCCTCGGGCACCCAGAACTGGACCTCGAGGAGCCGTTGTTGCAGACCGTGGGGTGGGGACGCAGGTCACCGCTGTCGGTCGACTGGGTCTAG
- a CDS encoding precorrin-2 C(20)-methyltransferase: MVDPVGGGGRLFGVGVGPGDPELVTLKAARLIGAADVVAYHAGRGKESNARRIASGLIPAGAVEEVLEYPVTTGLTDHPGGYAGAIADFYDRSAKRLAEHLAAGRDVVLLAEGDPLFYGSFMYMHDKLSGHFVTEIVPGIPAFAAATAAAATPLVRQTDVLTVLPGTLPEPELARRLADTDGAIIMKLGRNFLAVRRALEAAGRLDGAVYVERASTADEVHHPVRDVDPVTVPYFSLIVVPGDSRQLDPFGRRPAPLDGLTARGVLPDGELHVVGLGPGPDDWLTGEARRVLAEVDHVVGYAPYVDRVPQRAGLTRHCSGNTVEVDRARLALDLARSGERVAVVSGGDAGVFGMAAAVFEAAEDPLYSRIDVRVAPGVSAVQAVAARAGAPIGADFAVMSLSDRLKPWEVISRRLDAIAAADLVLAVYNPASRSRTRQVADARDVLLRHRDPATPVVVGRDVGRAEESLTITTLAELDCDSVDMKCLLIVGASGTRVTESGRVWSPRFVRS; encoded by the coding sequence ATGGTGGACCCGGTGGGCGGCGGAGGCCGCCTGTTCGGCGTCGGCGTGGGCCCCGGCGACCCGGAACTGGTCACCCTCAAGGCCGCCCGCCTGATCGGCGCCGCCGACGTGGTGGCCTATCACGCCGGCCGGGGCAAGGAGTCCAATGCCAGGCGGATCGCCTCAGGTCTCATCCCCGCCGGTGCGGTCGAGGAGGTGCTGGAGTACCCCGTGACCACGGGCCTCACCGACCACCCCGGCGGGTACGCGGGAGCGATCGCGGATTTCTATGACCGCAGTGCGAAGCGGCTGGCCGAGCACCTCGCGGCCGGCCGGGATGTGGTCCTGCTCGCCGAGGGGGACCCGCTGTTCTACGGCTCCTTCATGTACATGCACGACAAGCTCTCCGGCCATTTCGTCACCGAGATCGTGCCCGGCATACCGGCGTTCGCCGCCGCGACCGCCGCCGCGGCCACTCCCCTGGTCCGCCAGACGGACGTGCTCACCGTCCTGCCCGGAACACTGCCGGAACCCGAGCTGGCCCGCCGCCTCGCCGACACCGACGGGGCGATCATCATGAAGCTGGGGCGCAACTTCCTCGCGGTGCGCCGTGCACTGGAGGCGGCTGGACGGCTCGACGGCGCGGTGTACGTCGAACGAGCCTCTACCGCCGACGAGGTGCACCACCCGGTGCGGGACGTCGATCCGGTAACCGTGCCGTACTTCTCGCTCATCGTCGTCCCCGGCGACTCCCGGCAGCTCGATCCGTTCGGGCGACGCCCCGCCCCGCTCGACGGCCTCACCGCGCGGGGCGTGTTGCCGGACGGGGAACTCCACGTGGTGGGCCTGGGCCCCGGGCCCGACGACTGGCTCACCGGGGAGGCACGGCGGGTGTTGGCCGAGGTAGACCACGTGGTCGGGTACGCGCCCTACGTCGACCGAGTGCCCCAGCGCGCGGGCCTGACAAGGCACTGCTCCGGCAACACCGTCGAGGTGGACCGGGCCAGGCTCGCCCTGGACCTCGCCCGCTCCGGCGAACGAGTGGCGGTGGTCTCCGGGGGCGATGCGGGCGTGTTCGGCATGGCCGCGGCCGTGTTCGAGGCCGCCGAGGACCCGCTGTACTCCCGGATCGACGTGCGGGTCGCGCCCGGGGTGTCGGCCGTACAGGCGGTCGCGGCACGGGCCGGGGCCCCCATCGGCGCGGACTTCGCCGTGATGAGCCTGTCCGACCGACTCAAGCCCTGGGAGGTCATCTCCCGGCGCCTCGACGCGATCGCCGCCGCGGACCTGGTCCTTGCGGTCTACAACCCCGCCTCGCGCTCGCGCACCCGCCAGGTCGCCGATGCCCGCGACGTCCTCCTGCGACACCGCGACCCGGCCACTCCGGTGGTGGTGGGCCGCGACGTGGGCCGCGCCGAGGAATCGCTGACCATCACGACCCTCGCCGAACTCGACTGCGACTCGGTGGACATGAAATGCCTGCTCATCGTGGGCGCATCCGGGACCCGCGTCACCGAGTCGGGACGGGTGTGGAGCCCGCGGTTCGTGCGGTCATGA
- a CDS encoding precorrin-8X methylmutase, which yields MPAVPRPPRRYDYVDDGPAIYLDSFATIRRETDLTGVPRDAERLAVRMVHGTGQTDLVDDLQVHPELVGAARSALEAGSPILCDAHMVASGITRSRLPRNNDVVCLLSDPRVLDLARQMGTTRSAAALSLWGERLDGAVVAIGNAPTALFHLLEMLLDGAPHPAAIVGCPVGFIGAAESKAALASFADDHGIDIPFVTVHGRRGGSAMTVSAVNALAQVAE from the coding sequence ATGCCTGCTGTCCCCAGGCCGCCACGTCGCTACGACTACGTCGACGACGGGCCTGCGATCTACCTCGACTCCTTCGCCACGATCCGGCGGGAGACCGACCTGACCGGCGTCCCGCGCGACGCCGAACGGCTCGCCGTCCGGATGGTGCACGGCACCGGGCAGACCGACCTCGTCGACGACCTTCAGGTCCATCCGGAGCTGGTGGGGGCCGCGCGATCCGCGCTCGAGGCCGGGTCGCCCATCCTCTGCGACGCCCACATGGTCGCCTCCGGGATCACCAGGTCCAGGCTCCCCCGGAACAACGACGTGGTGTGCCTGTTGTCCGATCCCCGCGTGCTCGACCTGGCCCGGCAGATGGGCACCACCCGATCGGCCGCCGCCCTCTCGCTGTGGGGTGAGCGTCTCGACGGCGCCGTGGTGGCGATCGGCAACGCACCCACCGCCCTGTTCCACCTGCTGGAGATGTTGCTGGACGGCGCCCCGCATCCGGCGGCGATTGTCGGGTGCCCGGTCGGCTTCATCGGCGCCGCCGAATCCAAAGCGGCCCTGGCGTCCTTCGCGGACGACCACGGCATCGACATCCCCTTTGTCACCGTTCACGGTCGACGCGGCGGGTCGGCGATGACGGTCTCCGCGGTCAACGCCCTCGCGCAGGTGGCCGAGTGA
- a CDS encoding isopenicillin N synthase family dioxygenase, with translation MPDPHRPTTDFESIPVIDVSTLADPGGPSAECVDQLGEAAQGVGFLLIVNHGVADETFRAMHEASQRFFSQPDAVKQEVYIGNSTNHRGYVPIGEEVFAGATPDLKEAYDLSIDLPADHPEYLAGNPLLGPNQWPELPGFEEAVMTYYDEVFTLGSRLLAAFARYLDIDPATFLGSVTQPPSQLRLIHYPYNPDAEDRPGIGAHTDYEALTLLKPTAPGLEVMNGRGEWIEVPYREDAIVVNIGDLLEVWTNGAFVATSHRVRKVSRERYSYPLFFTVDYDTVVAPLTFPGSNSATYEPMHAGEHLFAQTAQSFAYLRRRIADGDLALPEGARPLYSLGRESSLVGESQ, from the coding sequence ATGCCTGACCCCCACCGTCCCACCACCGACTTCGAGTCGATCCCGGTCATCGACGTGTCCACGCTCGCCGATCCCGGCGGCCCCTCAGCCGAGTGCGTCGACCAACTCGGCGAGGCCGCCCAAGGCGTCGGCTTCCTCCTCATCGTCAACCACGGAGTGGCCGACGAGACGTTCCGGGCGATGCACGAGGCCTCGCAGCGGTTCTTCAGCCAGCCGGACGCCGTCAAGCAGGAGGTGTACATCGGCAACTCCACCAACCACCGCGGATACGTCCCGATCGGCGAGGAGGTCTTCGCCGGCGCCACCCCGGACCTCAAGGAGGCCTACGACCTGTCCATCGATCTACCGGCTGACCATCCGGAGTACCTGGCCGGCAACCCACTGCTCGGCCCGAACCAGTGGCCGGAACTGCCAGGGTTCGAGGAGGCGGTGATGACCTACTACGACGAAGTGTTCACCCTCGGGTCGCGGCTGCTCGCGGCATTCGCCCGGTACCTCGACATCGACCCCGCCACGTTCCTCGGGTCGGTGACCCAGCCGCCCTCGCAGTTGCGGCTCATCCACTACCCGTATAACCCCGACGCGGAGGACCGCCCCGGGATCGGTGCGCACACCGACTACGAGGCGCTGACGCTGCTGAAGCCCACCGCTCCCGGGCTGGAGGTGATGAACGGCCGGGGAGAGTGGATCGAGGTCCCATACCGCGAGGACGCGATCGTCGTCAATATCGGAGACCTGCTCGAGGTCTGGACCAACGGCGCCTTCGTCGCCACGTCGCACCGGGTCAGGAAGGTCTCGCGGGAGCGCTACTCCTACCCGTTGTTCTTCACCGTCGACTACGACACGGTGGTCGCTCCCCTGACCTTCCCCGGGTCGAACTCGGCGACGTACGAGCCGATGCATGCCGGCGAGCACCTGTTCGCCCAGACCGCGCAGAGCTTCGCCTACCTGAGGCGACGGATCGCGGACGGTGACCTCGCACTCCCGGAGGGCGCTCGTCCCCTGTACTCGCTCGGGCGCGAGAGCTCCCTGGTGGGTGAGTCGCAATGA
- a CDS encoding nitrite reductase — MSVSGPTSRTRTDMCPGVLRPWPADDGALVRLRVPGGRVSPESLAALHGVAARYGDDDVHVTTRANLQLRALPTGRDGQLADEVVAAIAATGLLPAPSHELVRNVLVSPLTGLVGGRVDLRPVTDRLDASLRTDPGLAGLSGRFLFVLDDGRGDLVDRPGDLGLVALDSGTVQLRVGEVWSAVVPVEEAADRLVDLARDFADARGTGPDAPWHVRELPAPLAAPCPGDGRLPPPAPALSYGPVPCSSGRIEHVEAPDGVLDRAVIDRLTGGDVTELVVTPWRGVLTVRT; from the coding sequence GTGAGCGTTTCCGGACCGACCTCCCGCACCCGGACCGACATGTGTCCCGGAGTGCTGCGCCCGTGGCCCGCCGACGACGGCGCCCTGGTCCGGCTGCGCGTCCCAGGCGGCCGCGTGTCGCCGGAATCCCTCGCCGCGCTTCACGGGGTAGCGGCGCGATACGGCGACGACGACGTGCACGTCACGACCCGCGCGAACCTGCAACTGCGGGCCCTGCCGACCGGGCGGGACGGACAGCTCGCGGACGAGGTCGTGGCGGCGATCGCCGCCACCGGGCTACTGCCCGCTCCGTCACACGAGCTCGTCCGCAACGTCCTCGTCTCACCGCTCACCGGCCTGGTCGGCGGACGGGTCGACCTGCGCCCGGTGACCGACCGGCTCGACGCCAGTCTCCGGACGGATCCCGGACTGGCGGGACTGTCCGGCCGCTTCCTGTTCGTGCTGGACGACGGTCGCGGTGATCTCGTGGACCGCCCCGGCGACCTGGGGCTGGTGGCGCTCGACTCCGGCACCGTCCAGCTCCGGGTGGGCGAAGTCTGGTCAGCGGTGGTGCCTGTCGAGGAGGCTGCCGATCGCCTGGTCGACCTTGCACGCGACTTCGCCGACGCCCGCGGCACCGGCCCCGACGCCCCCTGGCACGTGCGTGAACTCCCGGCGCCACTCGCCGCCCCCTGCCCGGGCGACGGCCGTCTCCCCCCTCCGGCCCCCGCGCTGTCGTATGGCCCGGTCCCCTGCTCCTCGGGGCGAATCGAGCACGTCGAGGCCCCGGACGGCGTCCTCGATCGCGCGGTGATCGATCGCCTCACCGGCGGGGACGTCACCGAGCTCGTGGTCACCCCGTGGCGCGGCGTGCTCACCGTGCGCACGTAG
- a CDS encoding Type 1 glutamine amidotransferase-like domain-containing protein yields MNLLLLSPGVGAVPDFIAEHVAHPAPAVRIGYLNDAASPYAGAEFVAAERAQLSDLGYVLTDITAADFGDAGAFASALDGVDVLYVAGGNTFVLLAALRRHGADAVLVDRVRAGLPYIGSSAGSVITGPSIEPISLMDDPSAAPDLADRSGLGLVETVVIPHADGALPPYPPALIAQLKDTYGSDYPLTCVNDDQALLVESETPRLISSP; encoded by the coding sequence ATGAACCTGCTCCTGCTGTCCCCCGGCGTCGGTGCCGTGCCCGACTTCATCGCCGAGCACGTCGCCCATCCCGCACCCGCGGTGCGCATCGGGTACCTGAACGACGCCGCCAGTCCCTACGCGGGTGCGGAGTTCGTGGCCGCGGAGCGCGCGCAACTCTCGGATCTCGGTTATGTGCTGACCGACATCACCGCCGCCGACTTCGGCGACGCGGGTGCATTCGCCAGTGCGCTCGACGGGGTCGACGTCCTCTATGTGGCGGGCGGCAACACCTTCGTGCTCCTGGCGGCGCTGCGCCGTCATGGTGCGGATGCGGTCCTCGTCGACCGGGTGCGAGCGGGACTGCCCTACATCGGCTCGAGCGCCGGATCGGTCATCACCGGACCCAGCATCGAACCGATCAGCCTCATGGACGACCCCTCAGCCGCGCCCGATCTCGCCGATCGAAGCGGACTCGGTCTGGTCGAGACCGTCGTGATCCCCCACGCGGACGGCGCCCTACCGCCCTACCCACCCGCGCTCATCGCACAGCTCAAGGACACCTACGGGAGCGACTACCCGCTCACCTGTGTGAACGACGACCAGGCCCTGCTCGTGGAGAGTGAGACACCACGCCTGATCAGTTCGCCGTGA
- a CDS encoding UbiA family prenyltransferase, whose product MRTAHPVPALAVTVLTLLLAASMGVSAYTAVVLVVAVLSGQLVVGWTNDLWDRDRDRRVGRCDKPLATGQISAGVVRSAIGAAGVVCVVASLLCGIGAGLLHLTLGVGSALAYNVALKSTVVSWLPYSIAFGCLPAVVSLARDPAALPPLWMVAVGALLGFAAHLLNAMPDLADDAATGVRGFPHRLSPSIVPPAAALALVVASVVSVFGRGTPPTVGQCILLAVVLVLAVAATRTTGKGPFYAAIAIAGVNVVMLLIG is encoded by the coding sequence GTGCGGACCGCTCACCCCGTTCCGGCTCTCGCGGTCACTGTCCTCACCCTGTTGCTCGCGGCGAGTATGGGCGTGAGCGCCTACACGGCGGTCGTGCTCGTCGTCGCCGTCCTGAGCGGTCAGCTCGTCGTGGGATGGACCAACGATCTGTGGGACCGAGATCGTGATCGTCGGGTCGGCCGCTGCGACAAACCACTCGCGACCGGTCAGATCTCGGCGGGGGTGGTGCGCTCGGCGATCGGTGCGGCAGGTGTGGTGTGTGTTGTCGCGTCGCTGTTGTGCGGCATCGGCGCCGGCCTTCTCCATCTCACGTTGGGGGTCGGTTCGGCTCTGGCGTACAACGTCGCGCTCAAGTCCACCGTGGTGTCATGGCTCCCGTACTCGATCGCCTTCGGCTGCCTGCCCGCCGTGGTGTCGTTGGCTCGGGACCCGGCCGCTCTGCCGCCCCTGTGGATGGTCGCCGTCGGTGCGCTGCTCGGCTTTGCCGCGCACCTGCTCAATGCCATGCCCGATCTCGCCGACGACGCCGCGACCGGAGTCCGAGGATTCCCCCACCGACTGTCGCCCTCGATAGTCCCGCCCGCGGCCGCACTGGCACTCGTCGTGGCCTCGGTGGTCTCCGTCTTCGGCCGGGGCACTCCACCGACGGTCGGTCAGTGCATCCTGTTGGCCGTGGTGCTCGTGCTGGCGGTGGCGGCGACCCGCACCACGGGGAAGGGGCCGTTCTACGCGGCGATCGCCATCGCGGGAGTCAACGTGGTCATGCTGCTGATCGGGTGA